One Dictyoglomus turgidum DSM 6724 DNA window includes the following coding sequences:
- the glmS gene encoding glutamine--fructose-6-phosphate transaminase (isomerizing), with product MCGIFGYIGNKNCIPFIISGLEKLEYRGYDSAGMAYIRNDSVLEIKKVVGKVQNLKEILDFSDFSKVGIGHTRWATHGGISVENAHPHTDCKGNIVVVHNGIIENYKELKELLINKGHVFKSQTDTEVIPHLLEEMVDKEEIGLEEAVKELFKKLEGAFALLIMDKRNPNILYALRKQSPLIVGFGIGENFIASDIPALGDYTDRFYYLKDNQMAKISANEIKVYDMGVGKYIGVEPIRIPQDRIRAEKNGYPHFMLKEIFEQPLVVRRILSTVNKNRDELQIEDIKSIDISWEKIKKVFIVACGTSYHAGYYAKFLWEEELPYFIEVELASQMHHRNLRVPDETLFITISQSGETADVISTLRKVKEKGFKVLSLVNNPQSTVARESDYFINLRAGIEIGVAATKTFMAELVYLGLLKEYVKNKLYKVKIDLDKWNMLPTYLENYLSNIKDQVFETAKKYYQKKNFLYLARGRNFPLALEGALKLKEISYIHAEGIPAGEMKHGPIALLDPETPVFGIAYKDDAYSKMINNLEEAKARRAPIIAIGNEKDKKLENLVDDLIPVPNIDPFYYPYMGVMVLQLFAYYVADLLGREIDQPRNLAKSVTVE from the coding sequence ATGTGTGGTATTTTTGGTTATATAGGAAATAAAAACTGTATTCCTTTTATTATTTCAGGATTAGAGAAATTAGAGTATAGAGGCTATGATTCAGCAGGGATGGCTTATATAAGGAATGATAGTGTTTTGGAAATTAAGAAAGTAGTAGGGAAAGTTCAAAATTTAAAAGAGATATTGGATTTCAGTGATTTTTCAAAAGTAGGTATAGGTCATACTAGATGGGCAACCCATGGAGGAATATCTGTGGAAAATGCTCATCCACATACTGATTGTAAGGGAAACATTGTGGTGGTTCACAACGGGATTATAGAGAACTATAAGGAGTTGAAGGAGCTACTAATAAATAAGGGACATGTTTTTAAAAGCCAAACCGATACAGAAGTAATTCCTCATCTTCTAGAGGAGATGGTGGATAAAGAAGAGATAGGTTTAGAAGAAGCTGTAAAAGAGCTTTTTAAAAAATTAGAAGGGGCTTTTGCTTTATTGATCATGGATAAAAGAAATCCCAATATTTTATATGCTCTAAGAAAGCAGAGTCCTCTTATAGTTGGATTTGGAATAGGGGAAAACTTTATTGCCTCAGATATTCCTGCTTTAGGTGATTATACCGATAGATTTTACTATCTAAAAGACAATCAGATGGCGAAAATTTCTGCTAATGAGATAAAAGTATATGATATGGGAGTAGGCAAATATATAGGCGTAGAGCCCATAAGAATACCTCAGGATAGAATAAGGGCAGAAAAGAACGGATATCCTCACTTTATGTTAAAAGAGATTTTTGAGCAACCGTTAGTAGTAAGAAGAATTCTTTCTACAGTAAATAAGAATAGAGATGAGCTTCAGATAGAAGATATAAAAAGTATAGATATTTCTTGGGAAAAGATTAAAAAAGTTTTTATTGTGGCTTGTGGAACTTCTTACCATGCTGGATATTATGCTAAATTTTTGTGGGAAGAAGAGTTGCCATATTTTATAGAAGTTGAACTTGCTTCTCAGATGCATCATCGAAATTTGAGAGTTCCTGATGAGACTTTGTTTATAACTATAAGTCAATCAGGGGAAACAGCAGATGTGATCTCTACACTAAGGAAAGTAAAAGAAAAAGGCTTTAAGGTATTGTCCTTAGTTAACAACCCTCAAAGTACAGTGGCTAGAGAAAGTGATTACTTTATTAACCTGAGGGCCGGAATAGAAATTGGAGTTGCTGCTACAAAAACTTTTATGGCTGAGCTTGTTTATCTGGGACTTCTTAAAGAATATGTTAAAAACAAACTTTATAAGGTAAAAATTGATTTAGATAAGTGGAATATGCTACCTACATATTTGGAAAATTACCTTTCTAATATAAAAGATCAAGTGTTTGAGACAGCAAAGAAGTATTATCAAAAGAAGAACTTCCTGTATCTCGCAAGAGGAAGAAATTTCCCTCTTGCCCTCGAAGGAGCATTAAAATTGAAAGAAATTTCTTATATTCACGCAGAAGGTATTCCAGCGGGTGAGATGAAACATGGACCGATAGCATTATTAGATCCTGAAACACCAGTTTTTGGTATAGCGTATAAGGATGATGCTTATTCGAAAATGATAAACAATCTTGAGGAAGCAAAAGCAAGAAGAGCACCTATAATTGCTATTGGAAATGAAAAGGATAAAAAATTGGAAAACCTTGTAGATGATTTAATTCCTGTTCCCAATATTGATCCTTTTTATTACCCTTATATGGGAGTAATGGTACTTCAACTTTTTGCTTACTATGTAGCTGATCTTCTTGGAAGGGAAATAGATCAACCAAGAAATTTAGCCAAATCAGTGACAGTGGAATAG
- the glmM gene encoding phosphoglucosamine mutase, whose translation MRRFFGTDGIRGVVNEDLTPELAYKLSRAIVGYFGNVKGKKVIIGSDTRNSKDMLKSALVAGFTSGGMNVLDVGVISTPALSYLVKNQDEVLLGVMISASHNPVEYNGIKIFKNDGFKLDDDVEAEIENYLLKEDNYYRANPREIGVIYDFSHIKEKYKNYLREIINGNFEGYKVMLDCAFGSLSEIAPEVFRELGAEVVAYNTKYNGLNINENCGAVYPETSKKLFLNSGAHIGFTYDGDGDRVIAFSENGEIIDGDIMLGILAKYLKEKGLLKGDKIVGTIMTNLGLEEYLKNINVELIRTKVGDRYVLDEILKYGLNLGGETSGHIILFDYMSTGDGLLTSLFLLKILKEKGVKLSELAKDIKIFPQVHEKVSVKGLNITEDMEKRFIEITEEVINGKNIRYIVRKSGTEPVVRITLEGDVPKEYLNELVLEIKSRIIDLLSNF comes from the coding sequence GTGAGAAGATTTTTTGGAACTGACGGAATAAGGGGAGTGGTAAATGAAGATCTTACTCCTGAACTTGCTTACAAGCTAAGTAGGGCAATAGTTGGATATTTTGGTAATGTTAAGGGAAAAAAAGTTATTATTGGGAGTGATACAAGAAATTCTAAAGACATGTTGAAATCTGCTCTTGTTGCTGGTTTTACTTCGGGTGGAATGAATGTGTTAGATGTTGGTGTTATTTCGACTCCTGCTTTGTCTTATTTGGTTAAAAATCAGGATGAGGTTTTATTAGGGGTTATGATTTCTGCTTCTCATAATCCGGTAGAGTATAATGGGATAAAAATATTTAAAAACGATGGATTTAAACTTGATGATGATGTTGAGGCAGAGATAGAAAATTACCTTTTAAAGGAGGATAACTATTATAGAGCTAATCCGCGGGAGATTGGAGTAATTTATGATTTTTCTCATATAAAAGAAAAGTATAAAAACTATCTTAGAGAGATAATTAATGGAAACTTTGAGGGGTATAAAGTTATGTTAGATTGTGCTTTTGGTTCTCTTTCAGAAATAGCACCTGAAGTTTTTAGAGAGTTAGGAGCAGAAGTTGTGGCTTATAATACCAAATATAATGGGTTAAACATTAATGAGAATTGTGGAGCAGTTTATCCTGAAACTAGTAAGAAGCTTTTCTTAAACTCGGGGGCTCATATAGGTTTTACTTATGATGGGGATGGAGATAGGGTAATTGCTTTTTCCGAGAACGGAGAGATAATAGATGGTGATATAATGCTGGGTATTTTGGCAAAATATCTTAAAGAAAAAGGGCTTCTTAAGGGAGATAAAATTGTAGGAACAATTATGACTAACTTGGGACTTGAAGAGTATTTAAAGAATATAAATGTGGAACTTATTAGGACTAAAGTTGGGGACAGATATGTGCTGGATGAGATTTTAAAATATGGTTTAAATCTTGGAGGTGAAACCTCTGGTCATATAATTCTTTTTGATTATATGTCTACAGGAGATGGTTTGTTGACCTCTTTATTTCTGCTTAAGATATTAAAGGAAAAGGGAGTAAAGCTTTCTGAGTTAGCTAAAGATATAAAGATCTTTCCTCAAGTACATGAAAAAGTCTCTGTAAAAGGACTTAATATTACAGAAGATATGGAGAAAAGATTTATAGAAATAACCGAGGAGGTGATAAATGGAAAAAATATAAGATATATAGTGAGGAAATCGGGTACTGAGCCAGTTGTTAGGATAACTTTAGAAGGAGATGTCCCTAAGGAATACCTAAATGAGTTAGTTTTAGAAATTAAAAGTAGAATAATTGATCTTCTTTCAAATTTTTAA
- the acpS gene encoding holo-ACP synthase — MENISLEVGLDIIEIERIKNACEKHRNFKERIYSHEELKQLGNKKDIYASLAARFAAKEAFIKALGGKYEGWRWKDIEILYGLNGKPEIRLKNKALEMALQKGVKEIKVSLSHTHKYAVAIVILVR, encoded by the coding sequence ATGGAAAATATTAGTCTTGAAGTTGGACTTGATATTATAGAGATAGAAAGAATTAAAAATGCTTGCGAGAAACATAGAAATTTTAAAGAGAGAATATATTCTCACGAAGAACTAAAACAATTGGGCAATAAAAAGGATATTTATGCCTCCTTAGCTGCACGTTTTGCAGCTAAGGAGGCTTTTATTAAGGCTCTTGGTGGAAAATATGAGGGGTGGCGTTGGAAGGACATAGAGATACTTTATGGACTAAATGGAAAGCCGGAGATTAGACTTAAAAATAAAGCGTTAGAGATGGCTCTTCAGAAGGGTGTTAAAGAGATTAAGGTGAGTCTATCTCATACTCATAAATATGCTGTTGCTATTGTGATACTTGTGAGGTGA